AGGATGGATTAAAGCCAGTCTGCTCGTGATTGCCGGTGTCATACTGGGTGTCCCTTTGATGAGTATGGGATATTACACGATGGTACGAACCTCTACCCCCCAGTTCTGTGCTCTTTGCCACGAAATTCAACCTGCTTATCACGATTGGAAAACATCAAGTCACGGGTTTAACGAGCAGGGAGTTGTGGCTGACTGTATGGACTGCCACTTGCCCGCCCCCCATAATACCTTCAATTTTTTTTATAAAAAAGCCTACCACGGTATCAAGGATGTCGTCGCTCACATCTTTCTGGAGAAGTATGACCGTGCGGAAAACCGTGAGCGTGCCTATCACGATATCGAGAATGATCAGTGCATGAAATGTCATCGCAACCTACTTTATCTACCCGACAAACGCGGGGCAATGCTGGCTCACCGCACTGTCATTTATCCTCGCGAAGGCTTCGTGAAAAGATGTACGGACTGCCACCGTCATCTCGTTCATTTCCCAAAATCCCAGTATGCTTATGCCAAAGAACATTGATCCTTTTTAAAAACTGTTATTTTTCGATTGAGGAAGGAGTGGCTTATGAAAAGATATCTTTGTTTAGCAGGCCTTATGATATTGAGTGGCATTTTTGCTGCGTCGGTTTTCGGCGCCAACCAAATCAAACTCAGAGACTTTCGCCTGGAAAGAAGCATGTCGGAAGCCGCACGGGCATGCTTAGAATGTCATAAGCAAGAACATCCGGGGATTTTTACCGATTGGGCTGAAAGTCGTCATGCCAATGCCAATATTACCTGTATCGACTGTCACCTCGCAGATGAGACCGATCCGGATATCAGTGAAACCCATTATAAACAATATCAACGTGATGATACTCCTTGGGGACGAGCGGAATATCGTGTACCCATCGCTGAGGTGGTCACCCCAAAAGACTGTTCGCGCTGCCACCCGGATGAAGTGACCGAGTACAGTCGCAGTAAGCATGCTCATACAGTTGAAATTATGTGGAAAATAGACCCCTGGCTGAACAAGGGGATGAATTCCGATACCGAGCGTCAAGCAGGCTGTTATTACTGTCATGGCACAGTGCTCGAAAAGGATGAAACGGGTCGCCTCTCCTCCGAAACTTGGCCCAACGTCGGTGTTGGTCGCATTAACTTGGATGGCAGCAAAGGGAGTTGCACAAGTTGCCATACCCGCCATAGATTTTCTGTTGCAGAAGCCCGCAAACCCGAAGCCTGTGGTCAGTGTCATTTGGGACCCGATCACCCGCAAATTGAGATTTATACCGAGTCGAAACACGGTGATATCTACGATGGGTTCGGAGATACCTACAATTGGGATGCTGCACCCGGAACCTGGACCGCTGGAGTAGATTATCGTGCTCCGACCTGCGCATCGTGTCACATGAGTGGTGCTGGTGATCAGGTAACCACACATGATGTCACTGAGCGGCTTAGTTGGGAGTTACAAGCACCTCTCACCGTTCGCCCCGAAGAGTTTAAACCGCTGCCTGCTCAGAGCAATTGGAAAGTTGAGCGGGATAAGATGAAAAACATCTGTAAACAGTGTCATGCCAGCAACTGGATTGAAGATCACTACACCAAGCTTGATAAAGTGGTGCAGGAGTATAATGACGTCTATTTTAAACCGGCAAAAGCGATGCTGGATGACCTGTACAGTAAAGGACTACTCGATAATTCCAAATTTTTTGACGAACACCTTGAGGTGGAATTCTACGAACTCTGGCACCATGAAGGTCGACGGGCTCGTATGGGGACAGCCATGATGGCTCCAGATTATGCATGGTGGCATGGATTCTATGAGTGCAAACATCGCTACAACGGATTTATGGAAGAGGCGAGACATCTGCTAGATACGGGTGAAAAAGCCTATATATATAAAGATTTCCCTAATGCGACAGGAGATACTACTCGACCTCCTGTCCTCTTTGGGAAATGAAATAGGCAAAATCTTTAATATTCAGTTAGTTCCCCAATATCCTCCCAATGCCCGGGAGATGTTGGAAATGTTGAGCAATAAGGAAACTATTTTCGTTACTCTCTGGAAATTAGACACAGAGGTTTCCCGGGATGACTCTATCGGTGAATTGCTCTAGATCTCGACCAGAACCGATAACTTAAACACATCTACGGAAAGGGGAGAAAAATGGGAACTCATTGGATCGACGAAGGCTGTATCAACTGTGGTGCTTGCGCTGAAGTTTGTCCGGTTGATGCGATCAGTGAACAGGGGGATGTGCATGTTATCGATAAAGAAACATGCACCGATTGCGGAAGCTGCGACAGCGTCTGTCCCGTCGATGTCATCAACTGGGAGACGACAGTCTGACCGTCCGCAGAAGTCAAATAAGCACTGTTTCGGCCTCAGATCCGAAACAGTGCTGTTCAATTGGAACAAATGTATTTTCCCCGGGATGATGTGGCCCTCCATTCAGGCTTCTTTTATCTGGTTTCTAACGAAATTCAAGACTCCACCGGCCAATAGATGCTGACGCTGTCGATCCGAAACCTCAAGTCGTGTGATAATTTCCTGCTGATCGATCAAAACTGGGATTTCAACTCCACCGCGTTCGATGATTTTCCGCAAATCCG
This genomic window from Pelobacter seleniigenes DSM 18267 contains:
- a CDS encoding DUF362 domain-containing protein, whose product is MGTHWIDEGCINCGACAEVCPVDAISEQGDVHVIDKETCTDCGSCDSVCPVDVINWETTV
- a CDS encoding cytochrome c3 family protein, which produces MKGWIKASLLVIAGVILGVPLMSMGYYTMVRTSTPQFCALCHEIQPAYHDWKTSSHGFNEQGVVADCMDCHLPAPHNTFNFFYKKAYHGIKDVVAHIFLEKYDRAENRERAYHDIENDQCMKCHRNLLYLPDKRGAMLAHRTVIYPREGFVKRCTDCHRHLVHFPKSQYAYAKEH
- a CDS encoding multiheme c-type cytochrome — translated: MKRYLCLAGLMILSGIFAASVFGANQIKLRDFRLERSMSEAARACLECHKQEHPGIFTDWAESRHANANITCIDCHLADETDPDISETHYKQYQRDDTPWGRAEYRVPIAEVVTPKDCSRCHPDEVTEYSRSKHAHTVEIMWKIDPWLNKGMNSDTERQAGCYYCHGTVLEKDETGRLSSETWPNVGVGRINLDGSKGSCTSCHTRHRFSVAEARKPEACGQCHLGPDHPQIEIYTESKHGDIYDGFGDTYNWDAAPGTWTAGVDYRAPTCASCHMSGAGDQVTTHDVTERLSWELQAPLTVRPEEFKPLPAQSNWKVERDKMKNICKQCHASNWIEDHYTKLDKVVQEYNDVYFKPAKAMLDDLYSKGLLDNSKFFDEHLEVEFYELWHHEGRRARMGTAMMAPDYAWWHGFYECKHRYNGFMEEARHLLDTGEKAYIYKDFPNATGDTTRPPVLFGK